Below is a window of Halolamina sp. CBA1230 DNA.
CAGTCGACCTATGACCGAGACGATACGGGTCAGCGACGAGGATTACGAGCGCATCGCCGCGGCGGCGGCGGTGCTGGGGCTGACGTTCTCGGAGGTCGTCGAGCTCGGGCTCTCGACGGACCTGTTGAACGAGAGCCCCCGGCAGAACGCCCGCCGGGCGCTCCAGAACTACTACGTCTACATCCTCGGGCAGTACGACGAGCCCCACGAGGTGCCCGTCGAGGAGCTGACGTTCGAGGGGCCCCAGCAGGCGATGACGGCGCTCACCATCGGCCAGGAGAAACGCGAGAGCCGGATGGCGAAGGCCGCGGAGGGGGCCGCGTCGGAGTGAGATCGGGCAGTCCGCGCCGCCGGCCGCAGACAGCGTGAACGACGCTCCCGCACCGGGTTCGGAGTCGACCCGGATCTCGTCGCCGCAAAACCGTGACGTCCGGGAGGCGAGTGTGACCGTGGACCACCGATTTATACTCCCGCTCCCCAATCCACCCACCATGCCCGACCAGCGACGACTCGCGATCCTGGCCCACGAGAAGTTCCCCGACCGCGCGAAGACCGCCCTCGGCGTGATGCGGTACAGCGACGACGAGACCGTCGCCGTGATCGACCGCGAGGCCGCCGGGAGCCGCGTCCACGACCACACCGACACCGTGCCGGACGCGCCGATCGTCGGCTCCTTCGCGGAGATCGACGACGAGATCGACGCCCTGTTGATCGGTATCGCCCCGATCGGCGGCGGCTTCGACGAGTCCTGGCGCCCGGACGTGCGGGCGGCGCTCGAAGCCGGCGTCGACGTAGTCGCCGGCCTCCACTACTTCCTCAACGAGGACGAGGAGTTCGCCACGCTCGCGGCCGAACACGGCGCGGACATCCACGACGTGCGCGAACCCCACCCCGGGATCGGCGTCGCCGAGGGAAAGGCCGACGAGATCGACGCCGAGGTCGTCCTGACGGTGGGAACGGACTGCTCGGTCGGGAAGATGACCGCCACCTGCGAACTGGTCGACGCGGCCCAGGCGGCGGGTATCGACGCCGGCTTCATCCCCACCGGGCAGACGGGGATCATGATCGCCGGCTGGGGGAACCCCGTCGACCGCGTCGTCTCTGACTTCACCGCCGGCTCCGTCGAGGAGATGCTGCTGGAGAAGGGTGACGAGTACGACGTGCTGTTCGTCGAGGGGCAGGGGAGCATTATCCACCCCGCCTACTCGGCGGTCACCTGTGGGATCCTCCACGGCGCGATGGCTGACAAACTGGTGCTCTGTCACGAGGCCGGCCGCGAGGTGGTCCACGGCTACGAGGACACCGACCTGCCGCCGATCCCGGAGTACGTCGACCTGTACGAGTCCCTGGCTGCGCCGGTCCACGAGACCGAGGTCGTCGCCGGCGCGCTCAACAC
It encodes the following:
- a CDS encoding DUF1611 domain-containing protein gives rise to the protein MPDQRRLAILAHEKFPDRAKTALGVMRYSDDETVAVIDREAAGSRVHDHTDTVPDAPIVGSFAEIDDEIDALLIGIAPIGGGFDESWRPDVRAALEAGVDVVAGLHYFLNEDEEFATLAAEHGADIHDVREPHPGIGVAEGKADEIDAEVVLTVGTDCSVGKMTATCELVDAAQAAGIDAGFIPTGQTGIMIAGWGNPVDRVVSDFTAGSVEEMLLEKGDEYDVLFVEGQGSIIHPAYSAVTCGILHGAMADKLVLCHEAGREVVHGYEDTDLPPIPEYVDLYESLAAPVHETEVVAGALNTKDVDGDEAAREAVEAFAGEIGGVATDPVRFDAAEIVDEVAGE